A region of Argentina anserina chromosome 5, drPotAnse1.1, whole genome shotgun sequence DNA encodes the following proteins:
- the LOC126795292 gene encoding uncharacterized protein LOC126795292: MKKRATLGFEDSKVVFNLLRAEQRPLDEIVSDFASIFSHGRQFIPSFSLSVLLQDKKMLSSTQRLIAFALLHRAYASQKPSANPFINLIISAACDVEAEKCERAFVLQLLQLFGSDSSNSGKELLKQSAEDYVKNFDPSAHVFPQQEQLQQQYADKVHPEPYSSPFKDGSIENVVADPDVPPGCDANSSEFDLQPGAKPKVGCGDKDETMLGLLSNIALEGLGPHWSRPIPPRLPVQDDELVWLNPVDNHELLWDDGMCVDTSRGAAVRDLIAKALKGPLVPAQQEQVLLELANDPKLVYHCGLTPRKLPELVENNPLIAVEVLTKLINSPEIAEYFTVLVNMDMSLHSMEVVNRLTTAVELPSEFIHMYITNCISSCENIKDKYMQNRLVRLVCVFLQSLIRNNIINVKDLFIEVQAFCIEFSRIREAAALFRLLKSLE; encoded by the exons atgaagaagagagCAACGCTGGGATTCGAAGACTCCAAGGTCGTGTTTAATCTCCTCCGAGCAGAGCAACGACCGCTCGACGAGATCGTCTCCGACTTCGCCTCTATTTTCTCCCATGGCCGCCAATTCATTCCTTCCTTCTCCCTCTCCGTTCTCCTACAg GATAAGAAGATGCTGAGTTCCACACAACGCTTGATTGCATTTGCTTTACTTCACCGGGCTTATGCTTCCCAGAAGCCTTCCGCCAATCCCTTCATCAATTTGATCATAAGC GCTGCATGTGATGTTGAAGCTGAGAAATGTGAGAGGGCATTTGTTCTGCAGTTATTACAGCTATTTGGGTCTGATAGCTCTAACAGTGGCAAAGAG CTTCTTAAACAGTCCGCGGAAGATTACGTCAAAAATTTTGATCCTTCGGCGCAT GTCTTCCCGCAACAGGAACAATTGCAGCAGCAGTATGCAGACAAAGTCCATCCAGAACCATATAGTTCTCCATTCAAGGATGGTTCTATCGAAAATGTGGTAGCGGACCCTGATGTTCCTCCTGGTTGTGATGCCAACTCATCAGA GTTTGATCTACAACCCGGAGCAAAACCTAAAGTCGGTTGTGGAGATAAAGACGAGACAATGCTTGGCTTGCTGTCCAATATAGCACTGGAAGGATTAGGCCCTCACTGGAGCAGGCCTATTCCTCCCAGGCTCCCAGTTCAGGATGATGAA CTAGTGTGGCTCAACCCAGTAGACAATCACGAACTTTTATGGGATGATGGTATGTGTGTTGATACTAGCAGAGGTGCAGCTGTAAGGGATCTAATTGCTAAAGCTTTGAAGGGACCACTTGTGCCTGCACAACAAGAG CAAGTCTTGTTGGAGTTGGCAAATGACCCGAAACTTGTATATCACTGTGGGCTGACACCAAGAAAGCTACCA GAATTGGTGGAAAATAATCCCCTTATTGCAGTTGAAGTTCTCACCAAGTTGATAAACTCCCCTGAAATTGCTGA ATATTTTACAGTGCTCGTCAATATGGACATGAGTCTACACTCCATGGAAGTTGTGAACAGGCTAACAACAGCTGTTGAACTTCCTTCTGAGTTCATACACATGTACATaaccaattgtatatcttcgtgTGAGAACATCAAG GATAAGTACATGCAGAACAGACTAGTGAGGCTTGTTTGTGTATTTCTGCAGAGCCTTATTCGAAACAACATCATAAATG TTAAGGATCTTTTCATTGAAGTCCAAGCTTTTTGCATCGAGTTCTCCCGGATTAGGGAAGCAGCTGCACTTTTTAGGCTCTTAAAATCCTTGGAGTGA
- the LOC126795293 gene encoding expansin-like B1, producing the protein MGSFQCFLAILGLVLLPVLCISQDTFTRSRATYYGSPNCYGNPTGACGYGEYGRTVNDGQVSAVARLWRNGTGCGGCYQVRCIYPPHCSNDGVNVVVTDYGEGDRTDFIFTPKAYTKLANSPASTEILFAYGVVDIEFRRIPCQYSTPNLVFKVHEHSKFPLYLAIVIQYVAGQNDIIAVEVWQEDCKAWVGLRKVYGAVWDTQNPPCGSIDLRFQVSGSAGLQWVQAPKAIPIDWKAGAAYTSAIQLT; encoded by the exons ATGGGTAGCTTTCAGTGTTTTCTTGCAATCCTAGGCCTAGTGCTCTTGCCTGTACTATGCATCTCTCAAGATACATTTACACGGTCCAGAGCAACATATTACGGTAGCCCCAATTGCTATGGAAACCCAA CTGGAGCATGTGGCTATGGAGAATATGGAAGGACTGTAAACGATGGTCAAGTATCTGCAGTTGCCAGGCTATGGAGAAACGGTACTGGCTGCGGTGGATGTTATCAG GTTAGGTGCATATACCCTCCACATTGCAGTAATGATGGGGTGAATGTGGTGGTGACCGACTATGGTGAAGGAGACAGAACTGACTTCATCTTCACCCCTAAAGCCTATACAAAGTTGGCAAACAGCCCAGCTTCAACTGAGATTTTATTTGCTTATGGTGTGGTTGATATAGAATTCAGAAGGATCCCTTGCCAGTACTCTACTCCGAACCTGGTTTTCAAGGTCCATGAACATAGCAAATTTCCGTTATACTTGGCTATAGTCATTCAGTATGTAGCTGGCCAGAATGATATCATTGCCGTCGAAGTGTGGCAG GAGGATTGCAAAGCATGGGTTGGCTTGCGTAAAGTATATGGGGCAGTATGGGACACTCAAAACCCACCTTGTGGTTCCATTGACCTGAGGTTCCAAGTGAGTGGCAGCGCAGGGCTACAATGGGTGCAGGCACCCAAAGCCATCCCCATTGATTGGAAGGCCGGGGCTGCCTATACATCAGCCATTCAGCTCACTTAA